ATGAAAGAGCCGTCATAGATCGTTAGTTCCGGAAAAACTTCGCGCACATCACAGTCATAAACGTCCGATTGCTGCAGTCCGGTGATACGCTCTGCCCCTTGATTAAAGACGCGAATCTGCCCGGCAGGATTGATGGTCATCAAGCCACTGCCGATATTCGCTACAATCGCCCGATTGAGGCGATTAAGTTCTTCATAATCGATCTCCTTCTCTTTCAGTGCCTCTTCGCTTTTACGCAAGCGCGCAGACAGGGTGCCCCCTAAAAAGGCGGTGAGGAAGAAAGCAAGGATGTTGGCGTAGACGGCATAAAGAACGGTGTGGGCGGCCGGAAGGGATGAGGAGAGTAGCGGGAGGTAACCGAAATATTGCAGATTGATCAGGCTGCCATAAAGGATGGCTGAAGCGGCGGCAACGATCAGTGTCTGTCGTTGCTGAAAGAAGACCGAGGCGCTGAGGATAACCAGGATAAAGAGAAAGACAAAGGGGCTTTCAATGCCACCGGTCAAAAAGACCATAAGGGTACTAAAGAGCAGGTCCCAGGTGATCTGGCTTTGCAGAAAGAGCTCAAAACGACGTAAATAGCGGCTGAGGACAAAGGCGGCAAGACTCTCGATGCCAAAGAGAAGGGCAGCGAGATAGAGCCAGTGGAGAGGATCAAAATCGAGATTAGACTGATTGAGCTGTTGGTAGGTGACCGTTGCAATCAGGATGAGGGCGGCAGTGAGGACCCTGCCCCCCAGGTACCAGCCGATCTGTCGGTGGGAGATCGGCAGATCGGCTGGTTTAGTGCGGAAAGATGGCATTGTTACGCAGGTTGATCAGCCGACAGCGCCGGCAAGTTTGAAGATTGGCAGATACATGGCAATGACCAGTCCCCCGACGACGGTGCCGAGAAAGAGCATGAGGAGCGGCTCCATCATTGCCGTCAGGTTGCCGACGGCATCATCGACTTCATCGTCATAAAAGTCGGCAATTTTATTGAGCATGGTATCAATCGCTCCGGCCTGCTCACCAACGGCGATCATCTGGCAAACCATCGGCGGGAAGACTCCGGATTTGGTGAGGGGTTCAGCAATTGTCTTCCCTTCACTGATACTTTGTCGTACCTGATATATAGCTTTTTCAACAGTTCTGTTGCCGGCGGTTTTAGCGACAATTTCGAGTCCGTCAAGGATCGGTACGCCACTGGAAATCATTGTTCCGAGGGTGCGGGTAAATTTTGCCACCGCAACTTTGCGAATCAATACCCCGACGACCGGCATTTTGAGAGCATAATGATCGACTAGTTCTCTGCCCTTTGGTGACGCATAGAAACGCTTGCAAAGGAAGATAAAGAGCCAGATGGCGCCGAGAATCACGATAATATATTTTTTCAGCCCGCGACTCATATTGATGACAATCTGCGTCGGCATTGGCAACGCCTGATTGAAACTTTCAAACATCGATTCGAAAGAAGGAATAACGAAGATGAGGATGACACCGACGACGACGGAAGCGATGCCGATAATCGTCACCGGGTAGGTCATGGCACTCTTGACCTGTTTTTTTAGTTTCAGGCTCTTTTCAATGTAGGCGGCGAGACGGTTAAGTATGGTGTCGAGAATACCGCCGACTTCACCGGCAGCGACCAGGTTGACGTAGAGTTCGTCAAAGATTCGCGGATGTTTTCCCAGCGCTTCAGCAAAGGTTGAGCCTGATTCAACACTCTCCTTGACTTCAAAGAGACATTTTTTGAAGTAGGGGTTGTCCTGCTGTCTGGAGAGGATATCCAGACATTGCACCAGGGGGAGTCCGGCGTCGATCATCGTACAGAACTGCCGAGTAAAGACCACCAGGTCTTTACTCGAGACCGAGCCTGCGCTGCCGAAGCTGAACTTCATGGCACTCTTTGGGCGAATACTCGTCACCATGATGCCTTTGCGGCGTAATTCTGCTGAGAGAGCCGCCTCATTCGCTGCCGGAGAGTTCCCTTTCTGCGTAGCTCCCTGGCGATTTTTCCCTTCCCAGGCATAAGTTGGCATCTTTATCTCCTTCTTAACGCAGCGCAGTGCCGGTGGTGCGCCGGAGCGCCGATGCCGGGTTGGCAATCATCTGTTTGAGCTCGTCAGGGTCTGAAGCGCGTAACAAGGCCATCTCCATGCTGACTTGCTTGGTATGGTAAAGCATGAAGAGAGACTGCGTGAGCGTTTGCATGCCGAATTTATCCTGCCCCATCTGCATCTGTGAATAGATTTGATGGATCTTGTCATCACGGATCAGAGAGCGGATCGCCGGGTTGGGAATCATAATTTCAAGGGCAAGGGCCCGTCCCTTGCCGCTGGCTTTGGGGAGAAGGGACTGGGAAAGGACCCCTTCCAAAACGAAGCCGAGTTGGGTGCGAACCTGTTGCTGCTGATTGGTGGGGAAGACGTCAACGATGCGGTTGATCGTCTGCACGCAGGAGTTGGTGTGCAGCGTGGCAAAACAGAGATGTCCGGTCTCGGCAATGGTCAGAGCCGACTCGATCGTCTCAAGGTCTCGTAACTCACCGAGCAGAACTATGTCGGGATCCTGGCGGAGAATCGATTTGATCGCTCTTTTAAAGGAGATCGTGTCCGAACCGACTTCTCTTTGATTGACGATACACTTTTTATGGGGATGGATAAACTCGATGGGATCTTCAATGGTCACAATATGTTCGCGGCGCTCGGCATTGATCGCATCGATAATCGCTGCCAGTGTCGTTGATTTGCCGCTGCCGGTGGGGCCGGTCACGAGCACCAGTCCCCGCGGTTTACGGGAGATCTCCTTGCAGATCGGGGGCAGATTCAATTCTTCCATCGTCAATATTTTGTAGGGGATCAGACGAAAGACCCCGGCGACGGCGCCGCGCTGCAGAAAAATGTTGCCGCGAAAACGGGCAAGACCTTTGACCCCAAAGGAAAGATCGAGTTCGTTCTCTTCCTCGAATTTACGCTTCTGGGCATCGGTCAGGATACTGTAACAGAGTTGCTTGGTATCGTTCGGCAGGAGTGCCGGCATCTTCATAGGGGTAATGTGACCGTCGATGCGAATCTGTGGAGAAGTGCCGGTGGTCAGATGTAAATCCGATGAGCCGTTTTCCACCATCGTTTTGAGGAGTTGATGCATATTCAGGCTCGTTGACCCTTGTACTACAGACTCGGACACGATAGGAATTCCTTTATTGGCAGTGCCAACAGTTACAAAACAATTTATGTGAAAATTTATACTGACAAGATTTTAATTGTCAGTGACCGTACAGCGTAAGACCTCTTCAAAGCTCGTCACCCCTTCGGTCAGCTTGGTCAAAGCGGCCTGGCGCATGGATTTGACCCCCAGGCGCATCGATTCGCGTTTGATATCGGAGGTATTGGCGCCGGACAGGATCATTTCGCGAATCGATTCGAGCATCGGCATAACCTGATAGAAACCGACCCGGCCCTTGTAGCCGGTGTTGTTACAGGTCGGGCACCCGGTCCCTTTATAGCAAATGATCTTGTCGATCTCATCTTCGGGAAGTTCTGCTTGCAGCAATGCCTGTCTCGGTATCACTTCCGGTTGCTTGCATTCACCACAGACCCGCCGCCCCAGGCGTTGGGCGGTAATAAGGTTGACCGCTGAAGCAACCAGAAAGGGTTCAATCCCCATGTTGAGAAGACGGTTGATTGTTGCCGGTGCATCGTTGGTATGAAGTGTCGACAGGACCAGGTGTCCGGTCAGGGCCGCCTTAACCCCGATTTCAGCAGTTTCAAAGTCACGAATCTCGCCGATCATGATGATATCCGGGTCTTGCCGGAGAAAGGCGCGCAGCGCCGACGCAAAGTTGAGGCCGACAGCTTCATTCATCTGTACCTGGTTGATGCCGGCAAAGTTGAATTCGACCGGATCTTCAGCAGTACAGATATTTTCCGTGACTTTGTTCAGCTCGGAAAGGGCCGAATAGAGGGAGACAGTCTTTCCTGAACCGGTGGGACCGGTGACCAGAACCATGCCGAAAGGCTTGTGGATCTCTTTTTTGAACCATTCAAGGGATTGGGCTTCGTAGCCAAGCTTGGTCATGTCGAGCTGCAGGTTTGACTTGTCGAGGAGTCGGCAACAGATCTTTTCACCAAAGAGGGTTGGCAGACAATTGACGCGATAATCCATCTCTCCACCGCGAGGGAGCTTGATCTTGATGCGGCCGTCCTGCGGCAGGCGGCGTTCGGCAATGTCCATTTCCGCCATGATTTTGACGCGGGAGGTAATGGCGTTTTTAAGCTTCATCGGCGGCTTCATGACTTCATAAAGGACGCCGTCGATGCGGTAACGGACGCGAAAGGAGAGCTCGTACGGCTCAATATGAATATCCGAAGCTTTGCGCTTGATGGCATCGGTGAGAATCAGATTAACCAGCTTGACGACGGGCGCTTCTTCGGCAGAAGACTCTAAAGCGTGAGTATCAACTTCCGACTCTTCGACGACCTCAAGATCAATATCGTCCATCATCATCGCTTCGTTGAAGGAAGCACTCTGATCGTAATACTGGTCAAGGCCGACCTTGATCGAAGCATCAGAAGCAACAACCACCTCGACTGTGTAGCCGGTGCGGAAGCGCAGATCGTCGATGGCATTGATGTCGGAAGGATCGCTCATGGCGATAATCAGGGTCGCGCCCGTGCGATTAATCGGAATGAGGTTGTATTTTTGCGCAATCTCTGCGGGGACGAGTTTGATGACGGCGGGGTCGATTTCAAATTCACTGAGATTGATCGACGGGACACTATATTGCTGGGAAAGGAAAGAGGTGAAGGTTTCCTCTTTTATGAAGCCGAGACCAACCAATACCGCACCGAGGCGACCACCATTTGCCTTCTGATCCTCAAGGGCTTTGGCGAGCTGGATGTCCGTGATCAGTTGTTTGCGAACCAGCAGTTCGCCGAGTCGATTCTTTGCCATAGTTCCCCGTGTGGTCAGATTAAGCCGCGTTGTATAGTATCGACTCGGGGGGAGAGGGTCAAGCCAAAAAAAGAAATTTTCCCTTGTAGATTGAGAGAGTTAAAAATTTAAAGCGGCCTTCATCACCCCGCCGGGAGGGACCAGCCCTGTCCAGAGAGAAAAGGCGGCTTCACCTTGCGCAATCAGCATGCTGCGACCATCAGCGGCGCGGTGACCGGCGCTTTCTCCCTGGCGGACTAACGGCGTACTCGCCGTTGTCCGGCTGTAGACCATATCAAAGATCAGGGCTGAAGGTTTCAGGCCGGCAATGATGGCAGACGGGAAGGATTCTCCGGCTAAACCGAGCGCTGAGGTATTGACGAGGAGGTCGGCCCGGCCGAGAAAATCGCCGGTATGGAGGGCATCAAGGCTGGTTGCCATCATCTGGCAGGCAGGAAATTCCGTGCAACAGCTCGCGATCAAGTCGACCGCCCGATCGGGAGTCCGATTTGCAACGACAACCGTTGTCGCGCCGGCTTGCGCCAAAGCAATAAGGGCGGCCCGCGCTGCGCCGCCGGCACCGATTAGCAGCACTTCTTTGTGCAAGGGTGAAAAGTCAAGGGTGTCGCGTAACGCCTGCAAGAAACCGGGGGCATCGGTATTGTAGCCGATCAGGCGCCCCTCGCGATTAACGACAGTATTGACAGCGCCGATGCGTTGCGCCGCCGGATCGATTTCGTCCAGCAAGGGGATGATGCGCTCTTTGTGCGGGACAGTCACACTGAGTCCTGCAATTTGGAGCGCCCGCACTCCGGCTACCGCCGTGGCAAGCTGCTCAGGGACAACATGAAAAGGGACATAAATGCCGTTGATTCCCACAGCGGTGAGGGCGGCATTGTGCAATTGCGGCGACAAGGAGTGGGAAACCGGGTCACCGAGGATTGCAAAGACCTTGGTTGTGCCTTGAACAATCATTTAGTTCTCTCCTTGTTCGGAATCTTCCTGATATTCAATCACCTGCGCGTGGCAAAGGATTTGCCGGGCACGGATGATGTCGCACTGAATGGCCGCACAGAGTTCGGGGACGCCGGCAAAGCGCATTTCCTCCCGTAAACGTTGCACAAAGTAGAAGCGTAAAGTTTCACCGTAAAGATTCGGTTGTCCATCGAGGAGGTGGACCTCCACAGTCAGTTCATTTTCACCAAAGGTCGGGTTTTTGCCGATGTTGGCGACGCCGTCGAGCAGCGCCGCCCCGTGCTGGACTTTGACGGCATAAACCCCTGCTTTGGGGAGAAGTTCCTTCCCTGTGTGCAGGTTGGCAGTCGGGAAGCCGAGTTTCCGGCCCCGGCCGGCGCCATGGATGACCTCTCCTTCCAGGGTAAAGTGCCGGCCGAGAAGTGATGCCGCCGATTCCACGTCCCCCTCGAGCAGAAGTTGACGGATTCGTGTCGAGCTGTAGACATCCTGATTTTGCTTGATCGGCGGCAGGACTTCGACGGTGAAGCCGTAGCGTTCGCCGCAATCCTGCAAAAAAATCGCGTCCCCCTGCCGGTCACGACCGAATGCGTAATCGTAGCCGACAATCAAGTGCTTGAGACCCAGGGAACCCAGGAGGATCTCGGTGACAAAGGTGGTTGCCGGCAGCGCTGCCAGGGTGGCCGTAAAGGGGAGGCAGACGAGGAGGTCGATACAAGACGCCGCAATCAGCCGTTCCCGCTCCGCATAGGTATCGATCAACAACGGGGCCCGCTCCGGGGCAAGGAGCTTCAGGGGATGGGGATTGAAGGTAATGACCGTTGCCGTCCCCTGTGCCTGCCGCGCTTCGGCAACGACCCTGCGAAAGATGGCGCGATGGCCGAGATGGACACCGTCAAAATTGCCGATGGTGGCAACGGTATGCCGCGGGACAGCCGTCAATTCCTGGAGGTCGTGAATGATTCTCATCTTCTTTTACGTGATCTTCCCGGACGCTGTTGCTGGCGTTGGGGCGGGGCGACAATGGGGGGGGACATATCGACCGGGGAAAAATCGATCTCACGCCAGTCGGGATTGACGCGCAGCAGTTTGACGCGCATAGCTTCGCCGACGCGCCAGATCTTGCGGCGGCGCTGCCCGGTCAGGGTCTGGTGGAGGGGGTCGAACTCATAAAAATCATCGGTGAGAGTGGCAATCGCGACCAAACCTTCGACAAACCACTGATCAAGTTCGACAAAGAGACCGTAGGACTGCACGCCGGCAACGATGCCGTCGAACTCTTCACCGATCTTATCCGCCATAAAGCGACATTTGTAGAGATTGACCATTTCCCGTTCCGCATCGGTAGCGCGCCGTTCCAGCTTCGACAAAGCCTCGCCGAGGGGGAGAAATTCTTTCTGCCATTCCTGGCGCTGGCGGGGTTCGATCCCGGTTGCTGACTCCAGCAGTTGACAAAGGACGCGATGAACGACCAGGTCGGGATAACGGCGGATCGGCGAGGTGAAGTGACAATAGTGGCTGGCAGCGAGGCCGAAGTGACCGGCATTCTCCGCGGCATAACGGGCTTGCTTCATGCTGCGCAGCACGAGTTGATGAATCGCCCGTCCTTCCGGCGCCGCCGCCGTGGCGGCGAGAAGTTCCTGCAGGGCGCGGGGCAGGGATGCTTCCGCGCCGCCGGCAAAACCATAACCGAGGGGGGCGGTAAATTCCTGGAGTTCGAGCATCTTCTCCAGCTCCGGCTCTTCGTGGATGCGGTAGAGAAAGGGGATTTCTTTATTGGTGAGGAAGTCGGCGACTGCTTCGTTGGCCGCAAGCATGAACTCTTCGATGAGCTTATGCGCTTCATTGCGTTCGCGGCGGATAATATCTTCCGGTTTGCCGCGCAGGTTGACGATAATCTCCGCTTCAGGGAGATCGAAATCGATACTCCCCCGCGCTGTCCGCATCGCTGTCAGGCGTGTCGAAAGCTCCACCATCACCTGCGTCTGCGCCAGGAGATCGACCGGCGCTTCTGCCCCGGCCGCGGCATCGCTGAGCCAGGCATAGACCTGCTCATAGGTAAGGCGGGCGCGACTGCGGATCACCGCCCGATAGAAGCGGGAGTCGAGTCTCTCCCCTTCCGGAGAAAAGAGGATCTCCGCTACCACCGCCAAGCGGTCGACGTCCGCTTGCAGGGAGCAGATGCCGTTACTGAGATGCTCCGGCAGCATAGGCAGGGCACGATCGGGAAAGTAGACGCTGGTGCCGCGCTGGAGCGCTTCCTGGTCGATGACGTCACCAGAGCGCACATAATGACCGACATCCGCAATCGCCACCCAGAGGCGGAATCGCCCGTCCGCTTCGCGCTGGACCGCCACGGCATCGTCAAAATCCCGGGCACTGGCGCCGTCGATCGTCACCAGGGAGAGTTCGCGTAGATCAACCCGGCCACTGATCTCGCTCGGGAGGACGGCAGCGGGGATGGCGTTGGCCGCGTGCATGACGGTTTCGGGAAAGGTGGTGGGGAGATGGTACTTGTAAGCGATGGTGGCGACATCGACGGCCGGATCGTCGGCGGTGCCGAGGATGGAGCTGATCTTTCCGGTCAGGGCGCCGCTGTGGCTGACCTTGCTGCTGATGCGGGCGATGGCGACCTGGCCGGGAAGGATGCCGTTTTCATCCTCTTTTGCGATCAACAGGGGCGGGGCAAAACGCGGGACGATCGGCAGTAAGCGACCACTCGGGGTGCCGGCAACAAAACGGCCGAGAATTTCGGAGCGGCTCCGTTCGACGATGCTGATGACCCGTCCGTCCGGGCGGGCGTCAGCACGGTCACGGCGTTTTTCAATCAGGGTCGTGACCCGGTCACCGTCCATCGCACCGGCGAGGTTTCTGGCGGCGACAAAGATGTCATCGCTCCCTTCCGGCCCGCTGACAAAGCCATAACCGCCGCGTTGGACGCGGATAGGGCCGGTGACGATCCGTTTATTCCAGGGGAAGGTGTAGCGCCGGTCTTTGCGCTGTTCAAGAATCTCCTCCCCGACCCAACGATCGAGAGCCCGCAGCGTTGCCTGGCGGGCGGCGCGATCAAGAAGGGGGAAAGCATCAAGGATTTCGCGCCCGCTCAGCGACCGGGCCGGCGCGCGTTGCAGCAGAGTGAGGATCTCTGCCATCGGGACGACACTTTCCCCTTCGAGCTCGCGATGATGCGGGGCGTTGCGGTTCCGCTTCAAGGATTGCCTGCCGACGGTGCCGACGGGCCAGGGATCACCCCTTTTGCCCAGAGATGTTTACCGAACTTCCAGTAACCGCCTACGTTGCAGAGGCGGGCATCGCTGGCGGCATCGACGACCACCACCTGGCCGTTAATCAGCGGTTGCAGATATTTGGCGAGAACAACGCCGCCACCGCCGGTCAGGACGATGGTATCCATATCCCAATCGTCGGCCCAGAGCCGGTCAATTTCGTTGGCGACCGAACTGGCGAGTTGGCCAAAGACCTGTTCGGTCAAAGATTTTAGTTCGTATTCTTTACCACGGATACGGATCGAGCCGCGATCTACCGCTTCATGCAGGCGATAAAGCTCGATATTCACCCCGCTCTTTTCCCTCAGTTTGGTGGCAATGATGTTGAAAGCCCGGGCAATCCCTGAATCAGTGGTGCGGCTCCCCCTTTCTGAATAGCGCATCTTGTCTGAAACCGTATAGTCCGAGGTACGAAAACCGATATCGACGATGCCGATCTTCTCTTTGACCAATCGTTTGTCGCCGACCTCGCCGAGATCGTTGAGCATGAGATTGAAGAGGGAACCAAAGGGCTGGGGGATGACTTTTACTTTATTGATTTTGATCGATTTTTCTTCCCGCTTGCCGTTACCGTCAGTCAAAAAGACCCGATGCTCGCCGCTCAGTAAGGTCGCCAGTTCATCCTTGTACTGTTTGTAGTAACCGATCGGCAGTCCGGTCACGAGATTGACCGGGATAAAACCGTTCACCAGTCGGGCCGCTGCCGCCAGGGCCAGGTATTTGATGAAACGGGAGACAAATTGCTCCTGATCCAGGGTGAAAAAGCGGACATTGCTTTGCCGTTCGGCCAAATCGCCGATAAAGAGCGAGCGGCCGTCGATTTCAAGCTGCATGTGCTCATCCGCAGGGGCATCAAGGATCGATCCCTGAAACTGCAAATCGGTCGCTTCGCCGAGGACCGACTTAAAGATGACGGACCGATTGCCGTCTGTGGCTTTGGTAAAGCCGAAACCGATATCAATGGCAAGAATATCCATAAATAACTCCTTGTTATGAGGCGCCGCATGCGGCGCCCGCTTATGTTCGTCTGAACGTCCCCTAAGCCGGACAAGCCGGAACCAAACAGGAAAAACAAAGACAATTTCACACGGATCAAATCGGATAACTTCGGATAAAAGCGGATGATACCTTTTTTTCTGTTCAATCAGATTTTTATCAGATTCTATCCGAAGTTATCCGTGTGAAACGGTTTTGCTTTTCCAGCTTTACTCACAAATGTAAAGACTTAAATCATAAGAGACTAATCGTGCGCGTAAATCACCAATCCCGACAATAGCTTGGGGTAAAAATAAGTCGATTTCTGCGGCATCTTCTCTCCGGCATTCGCCACATCCCGGACCTCGTTCATCCGCGTCGAATTAAGGAGAAAAGCAAGTTGTCCTTCGCCTCGGTCGATCTGGGCAAAGGGTTCGTTAAAACCGTTGCAGTAGCGAAGATTGCTTTGTGCTTCCTGCGCCTGCGCCGTGATCTGAAGGTATTGCTCCAGAATCAGGCGGTGGAGAATTGAGACATCAAGGGTGCGCAGGACCGATGGCGTGCGGGGATCAAAGAGCTGATCCATGCGCTTTTCATTCTTCAGAGTCAAGGACAGGAACCGTCCGTTGCCAAGATAAAGTCCAAGGGTGCGGCGATCTTGTCCCGCGGCGGCAAGACGCTGTTGTAATCCTCCCAAAGCGGCGCAGTCAGAGGTGTTGATGGTTTCTTCGCTGACCAGAAAGTCGTCGGTGAGCTTCTGTACAAAATCATCGACAGAAAAGTCGTCCAGACTGTGGATGACGCGGTGGATCGGCAGAATCGTTATTCCTTGATCTTCCATATTGGCAAAGTACATCAGGACGTAGTTGAATGCTTCCTTGCCGGAAAAGCCGGGGTGTGCCGCCCGCATCTCGTCCCGATACTTGAGTGATGTTTCATAACGATGATGACCATTGGCAATAAAGAGTGGTTTGTTTTCGAGCAGGTCTTTGACTCTGTGGACAAAGGAGGAGTCATCGACCGGCCAGAGACAGTGGCGGACACCCTCGTCATCGTCGATAGCCAGCGCCGGAGTGGTGTTTTTGAACTGCTGGCCGAGGGATTCGAGGGCGCAGCTGGGATCGGCATAAAGGGAGAAGATCGGGCTGAAATTCGCCTGGCAGGCGCGGGTGAGGAGGAGGCGGTCCACCTTTGGCCCGGCTAACGTCTTTTCGTGCGCTTTAACCACGCCGGAGGAGAAATCTTCGAGACGGCTCAGAGCGATGAAGCCCTTGCGAGTGACAGTGCTGCCGTCCTCAAGAGTATAGGTCTGGTCGTAGAGATACAGGCATGGCTCATCGTCACGCGCCAGCACCCCCTGCTGCTGCCAGGCGCCAAAGTCGGCCGCAGCGCGACTGTAGCGATTGATTTCGGCATTATCGTCAAGGTCGGTTCTGCCAAGAATCAGCCGGACAATATTGAAAGGGCTGCGTTTGTAAAGATGCTCTTGCAGGGCAGGGGAGATGACATCGTAAGGGGGGGCCATGACTGCGGCGGGATCGCCGATCTGGTTTAAATTGTAGCGCAACGCACGGAAAGGGACGATCTTGGCCATATTTGATTTGCCCCGCATTGGATATAATTGCTCGACAATATACGGAAGTCTCCTTTCTCCTTCAAGGGAAATCTGCGAACAGACTTGCCGCTGACCATGCAGATTTTCTTGCCGAGAACAGGGATTTTCGGCATAGTGTTAAAGTTCCATTAACTATCTGAATTCACAACGGCCATCATGCTATCAACGGACGCGCGAATAAACACCATCCCCTTTTCCTTTCCGCGGATTGTCTGGCCGGCGCATGGCTAGGC
This genomic window from Deltaproteobacteria bacterium HGW-Deltaproteobacteria-4 contains:
- a CDS encoding pilus assembly protein PilC, whose protein sequence is MPTYAWEGKNRQGATQKGNSPAANEAALSAELRRKGIMVTSIRPKSAMKFSFGSAGSVSSKDLVVFTRQFCTMIDAGLPLVQCLDILSRQQDNPYFKKCLFEVKESVESGSTFAEALGKHPRIFDELYVNLVAAGEVGGILDTILNRLAAYIEKSLKLKKQVKSAMTYPVTIIGIASVVVGVILIFVIPSFESMFESFNQALPMPTQIVINMSRGLKKYIIVILGAIWLFIFLCKRFYASPKGRELVDHYALKMPVVGVLIRKVAVAKFTRTLGTMISSGVPILDGLEIVAKTAGNRTVEKAIYQVRQSISEGKTIAEPLTKSGVFPPMVCQMIAVGEQAGAIDTMLNKIADFYDDEVDDAVGNLTAMMEPLLMLFLGTVVGGLVIAMYLPIFKLAGAVG
- a CDS encoding type IV pili twitching motility protein PilT, whose translation is MHQLLKTMVENGSSDLHLTTGTSPQIRIDGHITPMKMPALLPNDTKQLCYSILTDAQKRKFEEENELDLSFGVKGLARFRGNIFLQRGAVAGVFRLIPYKILTMEELNLPPICKEISRKPRGLVLVTGPTGSGKSTTLAAIIDAINAERREHIVTIEDPIEFIHPHKKCIVNQREVGSDTISFKRAIKSILRQDPDIVLLGELRDLETIESALTIAETGHLCFATLHTNSCVQTINRIVDVFPTNQQQQVRTQLGFVLEGVLSQSLLPKASGKGRALALEIMIPNPAIRSLIRDDKIHQIYSQMQMGQDKFGMQTLTQSLFMLYHTKQVSMEMALLRASDPDELKQMIANPASALRRTTGTALR
- the pilB gene encoding type IV-A pilus assembly ATPase PilB, which codes for MAKNRLGELLVRKQLITDIQLAKALEDQKANGGRLGAVLVGLGFIKEETFTSFLSQQYSVPSINLSEFEIDPAVIKLVPAEIAQKYNLIPINRTGATLIIAMSDPSDINAIDDLRFRTGYTVEVVVASDASIKVGLDQYYDQSASFNEAMMMDDIDLEVVEESEVDTHALESSAEEAPVVKLVNLILTDAIKRKASDIHIEPYELSFRVRYRIDGVLYEVMKPPMKLKNAITSRVKIMAEMDIAERRLPQDGRIKIKLPRGGEMDYRVNCLPTLFGEKICCRLLDKSNLQLDMTKLGYEAQSLEWFKKEIHKPFGMVLVTGPTGSGKTVSLYSALSELNKVTENICTAEDPVEFNFAGINQVQMNEAVGLNFASALRAFLRQDPDIIMIGEIRDFETAEIGVKAALTGHLVLSTLHTNDAPATINRLLNMGIEPFLVASAVNLITAQRLGRRVCGECKQPEVIPRQALLQAELPEDEIDKIICYKGTGCPTCNNTGYKGRVGFYQVMPMLESIREMILSGANTSDIKRESMRLGVKSMRQAALTKLTEGVTSFEEVLRCTVTDN
- the aroE gene encoding shikimate dehydrogenase is translated as MIVQGTTKVFAILGDPVSHSLSPQLHNAALTAVGINGIYVPFHVVPEQLATAVAGVRALQIAGLSVTVPHKERIIPLLDEIDPAAQRIGAVNTVVNREGRLIGYNTDAPGFLQALRDTLDFSPLHKEVLLIGAGGAARAALIALAQAGATTVVVANRTPDRAVDLIASCCTEFPACQMMATSLDALHTGDFLGRADLLVNTSALGLAGESFPSAIIAGLKPSALIFDMVYSRTTASTPLVRQGESAGHRAADGRSMLIAQGEAAFSLWTGLVPPGGVMKAALNF
- a CDS encoding riboflavin biosynthesis protein RibF; this encodes MRIIHDLQELTAVPRHTVATIGNFDGVHLGHRAIFRRVVAEARQAQGTATVITFNPHPLKLLAPERAPLLIDTYAERERLIAASCIDLLVCLPFTATLAALPATTFVTEILLGSLGLKHLIVGYDYAFGRDRQGDAIFLQDCGERYGFTVEVLPPIKQNQDVYSSTRIRQLLLEGDVESAASLLGRHFTLEGEVIHGAGRGRKLGFPTANLHTGKELLPKAGVYAVKVQHGAALLDGVANIGKNPTFGENELTVEVHLLDGQPNLYGETLRFYFVQRLREEMRFAGVPELCAAIQCDIIRARQILCHAQVIEYQEDSEQGEN
- the rnr gene encoding ribonuclease R; amino-acid sequence: MKRNRNAPHHRELEGESVVPMAEILTLLQRAPARSLSGREILDAFPLLDRAARQATLRALDRWVGEEILEQRKDRRYTFPWNKRIVTGPIRVQRGGYGFVSGPEGSDDIFVAARNLAGAMDGDRVTTLIEKRRDRADARPDGRVISIVERSRSEILGRFVAGTPSGRLLPIVPRFAPPLLIAKEDENGILPGQVAIARISSKVSHSGALTGKISSILGTADDPAVDVATIAYKYHLPTTFPETVMHAANAIPAAVLPSEISGRVDLRELSLVTIDGASARDFDDAVAVQREADGRFRLWVAIADVGHYVRSGDVIDQEALQRGTSVYFPDRALPMLPEHLSNGICSLQADVDRLAVVAEILFSPEGERLDSRFYRAVIRSRARLTYEQVYAWLSDAAAGAEAPVDLLAQTQVMVELSTRLTAMRTARGSIDFDLPEAEIIVNLRGKPEDIIRRERNEAHKLIEEFMLAANEAVADFLTNKEIPFLYRIHEEPELEKMLELQEFTAPLGYGFAGGAEASLPRALQELLAATAAAPEGRAIHQLVLRSMKQARYAAENAGHFGLAASHYCHFTSPIRRYPDLVVHRVLCQLLESATGIEPRQRQEWQKEFLPLGEALSKLERRATDAEREMVNLYKCRFMADKIGEEFDGIVAGVQSYGLFVELDQWFVEGLVAIATLTDDFYEFDPLHQTLTGQRRRKIWRVGEAMRVKLLRVNPDWREIDFSPVDMSPPIVAPPQRQQQRPGRSRKRR
- a CDS encoding DUF1015 domain-containing protein — translated: MRGKSNMAKIVPFRALRYNLNQIGDPAAVMAPPYDVISPALQEHLYKRSPFNIVRLILGRTDLDDNAEINRYSRAAADFGAWQQQGVLARDDEPCLYLYDQTYTLEDGSTVTRKGFIALSRLEDFSSGVVKAHEKTLAGPKVDRLLLTRACQANFSPIFSLYADPSCALESLGQQFKNTTPALAIDDDEGVRHCLWPVDDSSFVHRVKDLLENKPLFIANGHHRYETSLKYRDEMRAAHPGFSGKEAFNYVLMYFANMEDQGITILPIHRVIHSLDDFSVDDFVQKLTDDFLVSEETINTSDCAALGGLQQRLAAAGQDRRTLGLYLGNGRFLSLTLKNEKRMDQLFDPRTPSVLRTLDVSILHRLILEQYLQITAQAQEAQSNLRYCNGFNEPFAQIDRGEGQLAFLLNSTRMNEVRDVANAGEKMPQKSTYFYPKLLSGLVIYAHD